The following coding sequences lie in one Desmodus rotundus isolate HL8 chromosome 1, HLdesRot8A.1, whole genome shotgun sequence genomic window:
- the SLC46A2 gene encoding solute carrier family 46 member 2 yields the protein MGPEATCPCSSYLTRLQVRTWIEPVVASTQVASSLYDAGLLLVLKESFAAGASSNHSASPSPRDALEDQQQKAISNFYIIYNLVTGLTPLLPAFGLGWLSDRYHRKISLCVALLGLLLCRLGLLFKVLWDWPVEVMYWAMGLTGLCGGLSAYWSGVMALGSLGSSEGHRSVRLIFIDMILGLAGFCGSMVSGHLFQQSFGQPWKGLVLMACSVSCASFAFLYSLLVLKVPQAVAKPRKAPPTVDTVSGTIGTYRTLDPEEPERQSTVEHSLSPRKAKPQKTIIALLFLGAILYDTAVVGTVDVMSLFVLRAPLHWNQVQVGYGMAAGYMIFITSFLGVLLFSRCFRDTTMIMIGMVSFGAGAFLLTFVKYTYMFYIARGVMLFALIPITTIRSAMSKLIKDSSYGKVFVILQLSLTLTWVVTSTMYNELYQLTMEKFVGTCFALSSFLSFLAIVPIGIVAYKQASWAKQADVTER from the exons ATGGGCCCCGAGGCCACCTGCCCTTGCAGCAGCTACCTGACTCGCCTCCAGGTGCGGACCTGGATTGAGCCTGTGGTGGCATCCACTCAGGTGGCCAGCTCCCTCTACGATGCAGGGCTGCTCCTAGTGCTGAAGGAGTCCTTTGCGGCGGGAGCCTCCTCCAACCACAGCGCCAGCCCGTCGCCCCGGGATGCTCTAGAGGACCAACAGCAGAAGGCTATTTCCAATTTCTACATCATCTACAACCTCGTGACAGGCCTGACGCCCCTGCTGCCTGCCTTCGGGCTGGGCTGGCTCAGCGACCGCTACCACCGCAAGATCTCCCTTTGTGTGGCCCTGCTGGGCCTCCTGCTCTGCCGGCTCGGGCTGCTCTTCAAGGTGCTGTGGGATTGGCCCGTGGAGGTGATGTACTGGGCCATGGGGCTGACCGGGCTCTGCGGTGGCCTCTCTGCGTACTGGTCGGGGGTTAtggccctgggctccctgggctcCTCCGAGGGCCACCGCTCAGTCCGCCTCATCTTCATCGACATGATCCTGGGCTTGGCGGGATTCTGTGGGAGCATGGTGTCAGGGCATCTCTTCCAGCAGTCTTTTGGGCAACCCTGGAAGGGCCTGGTGCTGATGGCCTGCAGCGTGAGCTGTGCCTCTTTTGCCTTTTTGTACAGCCTTTTGGTCCTGAAAGTCCCTCAGGCAGTGGCCAAGCCCAGAAAGGCACCCCCCACCGTGGATACGGTGTCGGGCACCATTGGCACATACCGCACCTTGGACCCTGAAGAGCCAGAGAGGCAGAGTACAGTGGAGCACTCCCTGTCTCCTAGGAAAGCCAAGCCCCAAAAAACCATCATTGccctgctctttctgggtgcCATCCTCTACGACACAGCTGTGGTGGGCACAGTGGACGTGATGTCCCTGTTTGTGCTGAGGGCGCCTCTCCATTGGAACCAAGTGCAGGTGGGCTACGGCATGGCTGCAGGGTACATGATCTTCATCACCAGCTTCCTGGGCGTCCTACTCTTCTCCCGCTGCTTCCGGGACACCACCATGATCATGATCGGGATGGTCTCCTTCGGGGCGGGAGCCTTCCTGCTGACGTTTGTGAAATACACGTACATGTTCTACATCG CTCGAGGCGTCATGCTCTTTGCTCTCATCCCCATCACAACCATTCGATCAGCAATGTCCAAGCTCATAAAAGACTCCTCATATG GAAAGGTGTTTGTCATCCTGCAGCTGTCCCTGACCCTCACCTGGGTGGTGACATCCACAATGTATAATGAACTCTATCAGCTCACCATGGAAAAGTTTGTCGGCACCTGCTttgctctctcctcctttctctccttcctggccATCGTCCCGATTGG CATCGTGGCCTACAAACAAGCCTCGTGGGCAAAACAGGCAGACGTCACAGAGAGATGA